gttagtcatggctacacagagaaaccctgtcttcaaagactaaaaatacaaaacaacatcAAGCATTTATATCTTACTATGAGCATGTACAGGAAACACAGGAGAAATGgcgatttcttttaaaatttgtttttacattattatGTTTGTGTAGGTATTCAtggcacaagcacacatgtgggggtcaggggacaacttgagGGATTTGAGTATCTCCTCCATCATGTGGTACCCCAGGAATTGAACTAGGTTGTCAGGCTCTATAGGTAAGTGTCTCTATCCTCTAAGCCagagctctcaaccttcctaatgcttcctaCTGAACTTTCATACAGTTCTCAGGTAACAGTAGGGGGGGTCACCCTGGACATAAAGTTactttcattactacttcataatgGTAATGTTGATATTGTTATCAATCGTGATTTAAGTATTTCTGGAGATAGAAGTTTTGCCATAGGGGTCACAACCCAGAGGTAGAAAACTTCTGCCCTAAGACATTTTGCCACCCCATAATATAGTTCTTTACTACTTGtcatttggggttttttgtttttgagacaaggtctcggtATACATCCTTGGCTACCTTGTActcactgtatagctcaggctagacTGGAACATCAAGAGCTCTGCAGAGCTCTCTACCTAAATGCtgggctgtaatcccagcactcagtgtgCACTACCATATTTggccatttatttttatgtttttaagtgtgtcactgtgtgtgtgtgtcactgtgtgtgtgtgtcactgtgtgtgtgtgtcactgtgtgtgtgtgtcactgtgtgtgtgtgtcactgtgtgtgtgtgtcactgtgtgtgtgtgtcactgtgtgtgtgtgtcactgtgtgtgtgtatatatacacatctgTGTGGGTGTacgtatgcatgtgcacatgctaaACCATCTTCTCAGCTCCATCTTTTTCATTTGTGAGACAGCAGCCTCTATAAGGGTTTCCTGACTCAGTCTCCTGACTTGAGCATGTACCATCATGTCAGgcttgataattttttttaatgtttacctGTAACAATTATTTGGTTCCCGATCTCTTCCAGCTTCATATCAAATGTGACAAACTTTGTGACTTTATAGGGAGCACTTATGGACATCAGGGTTATCCGGTCTTCCTTTCTTGGGGTCCAGAAGGCTTTATCACATAATGAAAAATTGAGAACGGTAGACACAGGGGCAGAGAATTCTGATCTCCTCAGTAAGCTGTTCATGTAAAACACCTGCAGAGAGTATTGCCCAGGGGAGTCAATGAAGAGTAAATCTCTGCAGCCTGACACAGGCACACTCAAGACAAGGGGCTTTCAAAATAAACCCAGGAGTGGCCGCATCGGTTCTTCACCCAGGACAGGGTGGAGCAGTCATTGCTCCCACTCAAGGTCAGAATAACTCACCGTCTTCCTGCCCCTCCCATCATATTCAGAGACAAAATGGAGTCCCTGACTCAGGTCAAAAGGCACCTCAGAAGCCTTCTGAAATGGACTCATAAGGCAAAGCTTGTTTAAATACATTTTCCCTGTGCACAGAATTAGTCCAGGGCTATTcagaactatttttaaatttaggcATTGAGACTATCATACTGTAACCCAGGCTGCTTTGAAAGTATATCGAtgtataaaactaaataaatatgctTGGTTCCTGAGGAGTACCTGGCCTCTGAGCAGACCATCGCTCACCTAAGAACTGGGCACCAGAGAGCTGGCACTTAAGAGAGAAGGCAGTATATAAAGCATTGGGTATGGTAGCACTTAGTTGAAATCTGTCATGGCATCTCAGCCAGTGATAGAAAATTGCTTCAGTTCAGGGCAAGAAAGTTGTCTGGTGACTGTTATTTCACCTGCCTCTATCCTTTGGCTGAGCCACATTTCAAGGACATTTAACTAATAGACATTTTCCATGGCGACTGGTAAGGTGACTGCTCCCAAGCACATTATTCTTTCCTGACTGTAGGATGACTTTTCGTATGATAGGGCTTAGGAGAAGGGGAGTGGTCTGCCAGGACATCCCTGAGGGCTCAACCTTCCCACACTGTCTCCCACCTTCACCCTGGAGTTGCTAGAACACACCTACCTTTGGCAAGATATGTGGGTGTTTCCTACTCAGAAAGACCCATTTCTTCTGAGGAGAGCAGTAGAGTTCATTAATACCGTATGGGAATACATTGATTGTGGAAATGAGGTGTAAATCTGGAATCCTAAAGATGTAGAGGTTACCCAAGGTATCGCTTACCTGAAATCAGAGCACCAGCACCTGGTCAATAGGGAAAGGTTAAGCATGAAGGAAGCAGTGTTATCTATTCTTAAGATACAACACTGTGTCTTCAAGTCCAGTAATGAGACCCAAAGCTGTTAACAGCCTGCCTCACAGAGTGTCTCTCTAGACTTGGAAGAGAGGACTCAGTAGGAAACTatgcagaaacacagagagacagagacagagaaacagagacagtgagacagagagacagagacagtgagacagagagacagagatatagagacaaagatatagagacagaggaagagaaagtgtttgtttatgtgtgtgtgcatgtaagggGGGGGGGTGCGGATTTCAGTCCCAGGAGCTCCAATGgctttttctggcctccaagcCTGCTCatgatacatagacacacatgcaggatttctctgtgtagctctggctattctcaaactcactccgtagaccaggatGGCATCAAACTCaaaagattcacctgcctctgtgacATGCACCGCCATGCCCTGCAGGTTTCTTTTTAAGTAACTTTTGTAGGGCATGATAGCATATGTCTTTAGTCCCaacacccagaaggcagaggcagtttgATCTCTGTAAGTTAGACCACCCaagtctacacaatgagttctagTACAGCCAAGACatcatgagactgtctcaaacacatGAGGTAGGGTATGTGTAAAGATGTTCCAAGTCCTAAAACACTCTTTCCCTTCATTCACTAGGACATCAACattatccttttatttttcaatatacgATAAAATTCATATTCTTCTCTGGATTCAAATTCATGGGTTCAGCAATAATAAACATTTCATAGAAAAGAAGATATAAAATCACTtagaaaaattgtgtgtgtgtgtgtacctgtgcatgatatacatatgtgtgtatatatatatatatatatatatatatgtatatatatatatatacacatatacatatacatatatatatatatatttatgtgtagttAGATTACATACCTGGGCATACATGTAAACCAGAGAAGGAAACCAGGTATCCCGTTAGATCACTCTTCTCCTGATTTCCTGAGAgaatctcttactgaacctggagctaggctggcttgGCTACCAGCAGTCTAGTCCCAATGACTCTTGTGTTTCCTTCCCCAACaacactggggttaaaggcacatTTAGCCACATCCCACTTTTTATGTGAGTGttagggatctgaactccagtcttcatgcttgcacatcaTACACtgctacccactgaaccatctctcctcaGATCccaggaaagaattttaaaatgatatttttaagagAATGGCTTAAGGAAATATACATGAAATAGGTCAAAGGCTAAGGGATGGCCATGTTTATGATATGCTGTGATTGACTCTAGGGTTCGCAGAGACTACAAGATGGCAAGTTAATGCTTGACAATAATTGGACCACAAATTGGCAAGTGATTTGCTCCGTATGACTATTCCAGATTTGGGATTTACTTACCAAGACAATAGCAGCATCCTTGGTAAAGACAGATTTCAGTGTTTGACATGGAAAGAACAGGTTGTTAGTCGCCAGAGCATCACTGCTATTACAGTCCCACAGTTTGATAGTTGAGTGAATATCTACAGTGACTGCAATGTGCATCTCAGGGAGGGTATTCAACAGCTTGATAGTAGTTGGCTGTACTGGGCTTACCCAGGTCATAACACCCTGAAGAACAAGAGCATCATCATGTCTGAGCACCTCTAGTTCAACTGCTTTCACCCATCAGCTTTATTGGAAGCCTTGTCTAAGCTGGAAATCCTTACTTTCATATTTTCTACTTCTAAGTTCTAAGCATTCCTCACTGAACATGTTAGCATACACCTAGAATcccagcagagggaggcagaggcaggaaggtcactaGCAACTTTAGGCCAGTCTGGTTTTCAATGTCAAGTTGCAGGCCAGTTGGGACTACATtacaagactatctcaaaaaaaaaaaaaaaagaaagaaaaaggaccatagggctggagagatgactctccAGTTAAGACCACCAGATGTTCTTAAccaaaggacccgagttcaattcccagcacatacatggcagctcacaagtgtcggtaactccaattccagggcatctgacaccatTACAtggacatgcatgcagacacaatacctatgtacataaaaataaaaagaaacacaaaaaagaaaacaaacatctaGAGTATTTGGGGCAGGAGTGGACAGGAAAACAGGACACATGCATTATGCTCAGAGGCGAGCACACACTCACTATACAGACCAGAGAGAAGAACATggctgccaagatggctcagcagggaagggaACGTACCACTAAACCTGATGAcaggagttcaatccccaggaaccacatggaaGGGGAGAAACAACTCCCACAAACATGCATGAAGAACATTCAGCAGCCCTGTGCGTAGAGCCAGTTCACCTTTTACTACAGTGCAGCAGGGAGCATGGGCCTCTTATCAATTCTAGTGGGGATAGGggtgtttttagttttgttttgtttttatttggttgggttttggtttttgagacagggacactCTATActctggctcttctggaactctctatggaaaccaggctggcttcaaactcacctgcctctgcctcctgagtgctagagttAAAGGCTTGGGCTACCACTTCTGAGAGTATTAAGTTTTATAACATATGAAACAAACCTATTCACAATGAATCAATTCCGTAACTGGTTACTATATCATTAGTTCTTATACATTGCAAATGAGAGAAACAGGTTCTCTTCCAGGCTTTccttttgcttaaaaaaaaaaaaaattcaaggtgtaggagagatggctcagtgtttaagagcactgtctgctcttacagaagtcctgagttcaatttccagcaaccacatggtggctcacaaccatgtatactgggatctgatgccatctttggGCATACTTGTGAACATGAAGAtagagcaaataaaataaatgtggtgtatttttttttaaatcacatacacacacacactctactagCAGCAGAATCAATGACAAAAAGCCAAACCATAATTAAATTTAGTAAATTATTAGAGGCAGCAATCAATAGAGCCATTTCTAAGCCCTAGATCCATTTGCATGAAAATTATTAATAACCTCTCCTTCGCTCCAAATGCAGTCTCTTCTTTGAAGAATTTATCACTAAAATGTGACTTGCACTTCGACTCCTTTGAAATACAACCTGTTGAAGGCCTCATTACCATACAGACATGACTCCGTCTCACATGGTTGAGGTCACTCTACACTTCTGGCTCCCTCTGCCAGGTAGGATGATAATGAACCACTGGATCCtgcctagcacttaggaggcagaggtaggagggtttccatgagtccaaggccagcctggactgcagagtGATCTCTAGAATAGCCTGATACTGCCATAAAGAGCCTCCTCCAACCCacctagaaacaaaaacaaaaaacataaatcCCAAAACCCCCAACCCCAAGATCATCCTGTTCACTGTGTTACATTTTCAGTTTGCTATGGGAGGCAATGATTATAAacattgagaccctgtctaacaAAAAACCTTTTGTTAGGCGTTTTGGGTCAaccctttagtcccagcaattaggaggcagagacaggcagatctgttGAGGTGgaagctagcctagtctacatagttccaggccagGTAGGACTAAAGGGTAAGACTGTCTCCCAGACAAATAGAACCAACCAATCTCAACAATGAATTACTGTTCACTCCATTAGGCTCTTTaaccctttaaaataaaaaatacttgaaAGAACAAAGAGTAATCAAAAAACACAGGTTGAGGTTCCAGCATTCACCCAGTTCTCCTACAATGGCTCAATACCTGGCGATCTCATGAGCCAGAGTAAACAAGAGAAAAAACTCTTGCATAAACTATAAGGGACTGCGCAGTGGGAATCTGGTGTCATAACGCTGAGACAAGCCAAGAGTAATGTCCTCAAGAACCACAGGCATGGCCCGTCCTGTGTTCTTTCCCACTGGTGTTAGGGTCCCCACCATCCCTCTCCCAGGGCATCATATGGGCCCCTAGCACTCAGAAAACCATATCTACCTGCACAGCTGTGCTGCAGCCAGGTCAACAATGCTGCCACAGCTCTAGCCATGATTCCTACCCTAAGTCAAACAGCCCAGGAAGGTCCCAGGAAAACTATGCTCAGTGCAAGCCACATTCTTTATGTTTGGCTCCTGGGATAGGTACCCCAAATCCTGGTAGACATTATCAGAGAAAGAGGCATGTGGAAAACAGTTATGTCAATTACTCCATCCCTCCCCCACAAGAGAAAACAGCTCCACTTTGCTGCCCAGTCAAGGAGTGGGGGCCCATTCTCCTACTGCCACAGCCAATGAGgtcagggtcagctctccctACTACCACATGTGGTGAATTGAGAGAGGACATCACCCCCACATCCATGGCAGCAGATTGTCTCTTAGCACATCTGTAGAGTATTTCCCTAGTCAATCATCAATAGGGGAGGATACCACTCTAGGTAGTGCTGCAGCCAGGCTAtggtcctgggtggtataagaaagctaACTGAGGAGGCCATGAAGAGTGAGCCACAAAGAATGACCAACCgccacagcctctgcttcagtttctgcattATCCTCCTCTGATGGACTATAACTTGTAGTCCTTTCCTCCAAGTTACATTTTTGGCCATGGCCTTTTAACAGAGCAACAGAAAGCATGCTAACACACAAACGTGTAGCCAACCAGTATTATGTGGTAATCGTTAGATCCCAAGACTCTCCGAATATCCAGAAATGAGATCAAGCTGGATTATGGGATTTCTGACTCTCAGAGAAAAGTCGTTATTCCTCAGGAACTTATGAAACCATTTCCCATCTGCCAAAAGGTAGCTTTATCCTtgtttttgctactgtcatgtTACAATGTACTCTCTTTACTTACTAGATACATTCTACAACAAAGGAACACAGATTGTCTAACTCAGATATACTTAATAGATAGTGGCTTTCAATCTTGTCAGAAATCTGCTAAACGTAATGTTGAATGTTTTAGCTTACTGTAATAGACAGAAACTCCTAAATCCTGACAGTGAACCCCGCACTGCCCAAGATCTCCAAGTGATATGGGCAGAGTGACAAGACCGCCTAGATTGTGGTAGGACAACAACTGAGAATCACTGCTCCATTGCCATGCCTGATGCCAGGGCTTGGCCTACACCGTAGACAAACAGAGGATACCCAGGTAGTTAAATGTCTAATATTGACAACAACAAGTGAGTCACTTctcccatgcccctcccccacaggaaaaagcctctcatcttCTGGGCCTGATGGCCAGACTACCTCTGCCAGAGTCAAGATGGAATTGTCCACTGCAGGTCCCACCAGATGGATGACTCTATTGTCTCCAAGGGAAACAACTGAGCTGACAAGGTAACCAGAGCTGTGGCCCTTAGGGGCCTAGACTTGTCTCGCCCACCACAGAACATTCTTACCCTCCTCCAAGGTCATTACTTCCTTCACATCCCCCCTCATAAATAACACTAACttgcaatttcttttttcttctgcttcAGATCCTGACCTCGGCCTACCAACTCCTTAATGTCACACAACCTGGCCACTTTAAAGATTGCTGGCTATGTGTAACCCCTGGAATTAACTCAAAATTGCCACTTACAGCTTCCCCACTGACCCTGTAATGTAAAATTACTTCAGCTCTCACCAGCTACCCTGACTCTGGTGTTGCCATGACCCCatacattttctctctcattcttaactACAGATACCAGGTGTTTCTCATGCTAAACTATCATATTCACATGGTCAAATTTTCAAGTTTCATTTACTTTGTCTTTTAAATGTAAAGTTAAAATGTTTCACATTATgctaaatttatatgtatatatatgtgcgtgtgtgtatgtatgtgcatgtgtgtgtgtgtgtgtgtgtatactcagcctcccagaaaagccttgctttctctttctgatcCAAGAAAGGTTTCTGTCTTCTTTAAACTCTTCTTAAAGAGTGCTTATGCTGTTAACAGATTTATCTCATTTGTAAAGTTATAAGCTCCAGGAAACCCACTCAAATTCACCTCTCAGGGACCAAAAAGAATCCATAAAGATAAGTACACCTGCCAGTCAATAGCCTACGTTCCTACCTGTTGCCTATTCCAGAGGGTGGGATTCCTCTCCTGTTCCCTGGGACTGGGACTCCTCTCACCCCAACCATCAAGACCTAAGGGTTTCTAATGTACACCtgagaacatttctttttcttccaaaagCACGTGACTTTATTGTCTTCCTCAAATATACATTAAGTGTTCCAGCACCTTGCTAAGTCCAAGTGTTTACTCAAAATCTACATccagcacagctccagagaagcaatcCACAGATGTGCCACTgcctacagacacagacacagaaagacacagacacgGATGCTTCTACTGGACCTGCTCCTTCCTACCCACAGATGGCCTCACAGATCCTGGACAGCAAGGATACAACAGAGTCTCCTAAGACTAGACCTATACCTCAACCCCATTTTCGTTggtttctcctttttaaattaaaacaaaatggaagatattaacattccttctaggctccacccaacagttacctggcaacagccaggtaggcctggctgcTGTAGAAGGGGcagtttggcccctccttgctctctctgcccCTTCGGTTTGACTCTTTTCCCTTCCTAACCCCTTTTTCCCACTTTCCTCTTGCCCCCTTCCCAGTGTCTCCACATTTTCTGACTggccttttctctcctccctctccctctctccctctctccctccccccccctctccctttctctctctccctttctctctctctccatctttctctatctctacatCCCattccctaaataaactctattctgcaCTATACCCATAATATGTCTCttacctcagcatgggcctgcccactgaggcacccctcccacctcaccatactTTGCTCTACAAAATATATCCtggactttttaaaaacacaacacagtCTACTTCTTTCTGTTTGCTCTAGACTCTTCTAGATGCCTCTGGACAGTCATATCTACAATTAAAAAACTTAATCATATCATGGAGCAGTGATGTTGGCAGTTTCTTTACTGTACCCCCTCAaataccattttaaaaaaaaagcatttccagcaaaatcaggaacaagaccaGCATGTCCACACTTTGTACTCTCATTCAATATGGTATTGTTTTACTAGAACAATAAAACAGGAGAAGCAAACAAAAGAGATGCCAAGAGGGAAGAGAAACCAGAGTTTCCTCACTTGCAGACACTATGAGGCTGTTTTTAGAGACCCTCTGGAAAAGTGTGAGAACTGATAAACTTCCAGCAAATAGTCAGGCTACAAAgttaacagagaaaaaaaaatcactgctctTCCTATACAGTAATAACCAAAGTGAAGAAAGATAAGGGAAGCCTCCTGATTCAGATCAGCCTGGACCACCACCCTGAAGGGGCCTGGTGGGCATGGTATGCTCTTTTGATCCCAGCAGGCACAAGTTAGCAGATctcagaatttgaggccagcctagtctacagaggctCTTACACattgaaaccctgtttcaaactaaaaaaaaaaaaaaaaaacctggagtaAGGGACTGGAGCAATGGTTCAGCAGTTCAGAACAAttaatgctcttgcagaggaccctagttGGCTTCCCAAAGCCTAAACAACATTTcacagcctctggcctctgctagCCGGCACCAAACAAActaacacaggcacacatatatatataaaataaaaaatatatatctttttaaaaatacctagGAGTAAACCTGACCTTGTATGAGAACAATCTCTAGGATGAAAACTTTGAAACACTGACAGGCCCTGCACAGATGGCTtagcagaggacctaagttcagtgcCCACTACTTACAATCATCTGCAACTACAGTTTTTAAAGAATGTGACATCCTCTTgtgacctccacaggcagcagacacacatggattacacacacacacacatatatatatatgcacaaaaaacactcatacatagaaaacaattaaatctaaaaatagaaaataaaaataagaagaggGGAAAATCAGGTGTGGTGCTGCAACACTTTGACCCGAGCACATAGAAAGCCAATGTAGGTGGATCTATCTGGGGACTTCTGGGACAGCCAGGTCTGTACAGGGGGATCCTGTCTCATcatcaccaacaacaaaaacataaaattaaaattcatatgAGGATAACTTTTGCTACTCACTGGCCAAACTCACCTCATGAATATCCCAGGTGGAAATCTTGGTCATGGAAGTCAACATACAGACAACCGATGTCCCTTGTCCATTCCTTGTTAAGCCACGCCCTGAGATATAACATGCATATGCCCAAATTCCTGCAAGGAAACCCCAACACTATGTGGACACCAGACAGTTGAGGGACAACTCTAACTGAAGGAGGTAggtttcccttccctctgccaTGAAGAAGGCTTGGATAAAAGCTGTGGAAAGGATGAGGTGAGAGGCAGCCATGCACACTGCAGGCTGGGCACTGGTTCaggtacatttattttttaacctgTTCCTATAGATACAAAATGGGTACTGGGGGCTAGGACTGTGACTCCCTGGGCAGAGTGCTTCATTCTGTTCCTAGAGGCCTATAAACCATAACCTCATGTGGAGGAAGAAGGAtctgaagttcaaagtcattagtGTTTGTTATGTGaagggtttgaggtcagcctgtggtacatgagagcctgtcttaagaaagaaagaaagagagagagagagagagagaaaaggaaaaaagaaagaagaagaaagaaagagaaaaagaaacaaagaaaagaaaaatgcaggtGTAAAGATGTACCAGTCAAAGGGAAGGCAAGCAGCAGACCTTGAGTTTGAAGACAGTCTAATCTATGgagtaagttctaggctagccacaGCTATATTGTGaggccttatctcaaaacaaacagaaaagataaGATTCACCCCATCTGGAGAACTGAATCTACAACGTTGTcttctgctacacacacacacacacacacacacactgtgccatgtacacacatcacatacacacacactaaaaataataaatgtaaaaattttaaagtatctcTCCATCAGAAAACTGTTCTGAGGAAGCTTTTTGAAAAAGATCAATACAAAAACCTATTTGGTAAATTCCCCAGTAAATTCTCTCTACACTCTGGGAAGGGTACAAAGCcttaggggaaaggaaagaatagCACTGCTGTTAAGATGTTGAGCAACCACTCAACAGATCACAGATTGGCTCCATGGCTGTGCTAGTA
This portion of the Mus musculus strain C57BL/6J chromosome 9, GRCm38.p6 C57BL/6J genome encodes:
- the Fbxw18 gene encoding F-box and WD-40 domain protein 18 isoform X1, with translation MTWVSPVQPTTIKLLNTLPEMHIAVTVDIHSTIKLWDCNSSDALATNNLFFPCQTLKSVFTKDAAIVLVSDTLGNLYIFRIPDLHLISTINVFPYGINELYCSPQKKWVFLSRKHPHILPKVFYMNSLLRRSEFSAPVSTVLNFSLCDKAFWTPRKEDRITLMSISAPYKVTKFVTFDMKLEEIGNQIIVTGYLIASFSLTDYEGRLECFGVSDKDVIVCSTGSSLLLFSIYGVCLQTFDYCSEEILRLWVDPFHVIVTFIDGSLDVYAWEERCQQLSKCYRLQNRRRLPRQSCFEKTLCDEVSIIRMVRNGRNPCYLMTYTLNIHS